The proteins below are encoded in one region of Gaiella occulta:
- a CDS encoding ABC transporter permease, with the protein MSAAAESTLPAPATGSRAVAPIGWIGLLIVGCVTVAAAAAPWIAPYGVHELSGAPLEPPSGAHPLGTNAVGQDLLSQLVEGARSSLVVAALAGVGTLVVGALIGMLSGWLGGRTDAVAMRLVDLFLAVPRLPLLIIVAAYTGRSLLAIAAIIVATTWPPGARVIRAQVLSLKPRAHLRAAVGFGAGALYVLRRHLARELGLILVAGLVVAAERAVMLEAGLSFLGLGDPLRKSWGSIIRDALGFQSLFFTDAWTWWLMPPVAALAVLLLGLTFVGLSIEERVNPRLVRHVGAAR; encoded by the coding sequence ATGAGCGCCGCTGCCGAGAGCACCCTGCCGGCGCCCGCGACGGGGAGTCGTGCAGTGGCGCCGATCGGGTGGATCGGTCTCCTCATCGTCGGCTGCGTAACCGTGGCCGCGGCGGCTGCTCCCTGGATCGCGCCCTACGGTGTCCATGAGCTCTCGGGTGCACCGCTCGAGCCGCCGAGCGGCGCCCATCCCCTCGGCACGAACGCGGTCGGCCAGGATCTGCTCAGTCAGCTCGTCGAGGGCGCTCGCAGCTCGCTCGTCGTCGCCGCGCTGGCGGGCGTCGGCACGCTCGTCGTCGGCGCCCTGATCGGGATGCTCTCGGGCTGGCTCGGCGGCCGCACCGACGCCGTCGCGATGCGTCTCGTCGACCTCTTCCTCGCCGTGCCCCGGCTGCCTCTCCTCATCATCGTCGCCGCGTACACCGGTAGGTCTCTGCTGGCGATCGCGGCCATCATCGTCGCCACCACCTGGCCGCCCGGAGCACGAGTGATCCGGGCGCAGGTGCTCTCGCTGAAACCGCGCGCCCACCTGCGAGCGGCGGTCGGCTTCGGTGCAGGCGCTCTCTATGTCCTGCGCCGCCACCTTGCCCGTGAGCTCGGCCTCATTCTCGTCGCCGGCCTCGTCGTCGCGGCCGAGAGGGCGGTCATGCTCGAGGCAGGACTCTCATTCCTCGGACTGGGCGATCCGCTGCGGAAGAGCTGGGGCTCGATCATCCGTGACGCGCTCGGATTCCAGAGCCTCTTCTTCACGGACGCCTGGACGTGGTGGCTGATGCCCCCGGTCGCGGCCCTCGCCGTGCTCCTCCTCGGGCTGACCTTCGTCGGTCTGTCCATCGAGGAGCGGGTCAACCCGCGGCTCGTGCGGCATGTTGGAGCAGCGCGATGA
- a CDS encoding oligopeptide/dipeptide ABC transporter ATP-binding protein, translated as MSGALLELRGLHVVYPGVPDVHAVDGLDFELRRGECVGLLGESGSGKSSLARALLGLLPEARVDGTILLEGRDLSGLDETGWRALRWRRIALGFQSATALNPVLRVVDQVAEPLCIHLGAGRAAALERAEAALAAIGLDPTAARRFPGELSGGQRRLALLATAAICEPDVLVLDEPTTGLDPATRERVVDFLASLIRRGESAIVILGHDVEIVSHLADRVAILYRGWLAEIGPAAAVLDDPRHPYTRGLLGARPTLATIKELRGIRGRPPLPGERAPGCPFQPRCTQALPECEVGRPSLVEAWPRETPERRVGCVRGGVVELLRARGLRKEYRSRGGLRVQAVDSVSLDVVESEVVGVVGSTGAGKSTLALLLTGLLRPDAGSVTFEGRDLSRPDALRAARRRLQLVFQDPFDALSQRLSIGDVVREPLDVQGRLDSAAARDSEVRRALDAVRLPSDDAFLGRRTHELSGGELQRVALARALVLEPKLLVLDEPVAMLDPSEQAELLHLLKALQVDRGMAMVLISHDLATILRVSDRVVVLDQGRLVEEASGTALLVTPRHPATRVLLAAAGRDAIFPDAVSEPTGSLRGPAVPDPSPQEVVR; from the coding sequence ATGAGCGGGGCGCTCCTCGAACTGCGCGGCCTCCACGTCGTCTATCCCGGCGTTCCCGACGTTCACGCCGTCGACGGCCTCGACTTCGAGCTGCGACGAGGCGAGTGCGTCGGCCTGCTGGGTGAGTCCGGCTCTGGCAAGTCGAGCCTTGCCCGCGCCCTGCTCGGGCTGCTTCCCGAGGCTCGCGTCGACGGCACCATCCTCCTCGAGGGCCGCGACCTGAGCGGTCTCGACGAGACGGGTTGGCGTGCGCTCCGCTGGCGGCGGATCGCGCTCGGGTTTCAGTCCGCGACGGCGCTCAATCCCGTTCTGCGCGTGGTCGACCAGGTCGCCGAGCCGCTCTGCATCCACCTCGGAGCCGGACGTGCAGCGGCGCTCGAGCGTGCCGAGGCGGCGCTCGCGGCGATCGGTCTCGATCCGACGGCGGCGCGGCGGTTCCCCGGCGAGCTGTCAGGCGGGCAGCGGCGGCTCGCCTTGCTTGCCACGGCGGCGATCTGCGAGCCGGATGTCCTCGTGCTCGACGAGCCGACCACCGGCCTCGATCCAGCGACGCGCGAGCGGGTCGTCGACTTCCTGGCCTCGCTCATCCGCCGGGGCGAGTCGGCGATCGTCATCCTCGGACACGACGTCGAGATCGTCTCCCACCTGGCAGATCGAGTCGCGATCCTGTACCGGGGTTGGCTCGCCGAGATAGGCCCAGCCGCGGCCGTCCTCGACGATCCGCGTCACCCGTATACGCGCGGGCTCCTCGGTGCTCGTCCGACGCTCGCCACGATCAAGGAGCTGCGCGGGATCCGCGGACGGCCACCGCTCCCGGGCGAGCGGGCGCCCGGATGTCCGTTCCAGCCACGATGCACGCAGGCGCTCCCGGAGTGCGAGGTCGGACGCCCGTCGCTCGTCGAGGCGTGGCCCCGGGAGACGCCGGAGCGGCGGGTCGGGTGCGTGCGGGGCGGTGTCGTCGAGCTGCTGCGTGCGCGCGGGCTGCGCAAGGAGTACCGGTCGCGCGGTGGTCTTCGCGTCCAGGCGGTCGACTCCGTGAGTCTCGACGTGGTCGAGAGCGAGGTCGTCGGGGTCGTCGGATCGACGGGGGCGGGCAAGTCGACGCTCGCGCTGCTGCTGACCGGTCTGCTGCGTCCCGACGCCGGCAGCGTGACGTTCGAGGGTCGCGACCTCTCGCGGCCGGACGCGCTCCGCGCCGCCCGTCGCCGCCTGCAGCTCGTCTTCCAGGACCCGTTCGACGCTCTCTCGCAGCGTCTCTCGATCGGAGACGTCGTTCGCGAGCCGCTGGACGTGCAAGGGCGCCTCGACAGCGCCGCGGCGAGAGACAGCGAAGTGCGGCGGGCCCTCGACGCGGTCCGGCTGCCGAGCGACGACGCGTTCCTCGGCCGCCGCACACACGAGCTGTCCGGAGGTGAGCTGCAGCGAGTGGCCCTTGCCCGCGCCCTCGTGCTCGAGCCCAAGCTGCTCGTCCTGGACGAGCCCGTGGCCATGCTCGATCCGAGCGAGCAGGCCGAGCTCCTGCATCTGCTCAAGGCACTCCAGGTCGACCGTGGGATGGCGATGGTGCTCATCTCCCACGACCTTGCGACGATCCTGCGCGTCTCGGATCGCGTCGTCGTGCTCGACCAGGGCCGTCTCGTCGAAGAGGCGAGCGGGACTGCGCTTCTCGTCACGCCGAGACACCCGGCGACGCGCGTGCTGCTCGCCGCGGCCGGCCGGGACGCGATCTTCCCCGATGCCGTTTCCGAGCCGACAGGGTCTCTTCGTGGGCCTGCGGTTCCCGACCCGTCACCCCAGGAGGTGGTTCGATGA
- a CDS encoding ABC transporter substrate-binding protein — MNTVRRALALVLAGLAAVLVVTTSLAANGRPAPVPVLRVPGGTDWGYPQPFAYSRGPGLRNVLFVFDTLLWKDSTGSVIPWLAQKWRRSPDGFEYVFRLNPRAKWQDGEAVTSADVAFTFNYLISGPGSRATGLVNSLNVIKAIATPDAQTVVFRLNQRFAPFPITIAGRVPIIPQHIWKDVKDPVRFTGPQSLVGSGPYRLDRYDSATGAYRFVANPSFYLGVPVVRAIEFVPESNDMLALQQGIIDAGANPFEAGAPASALDAFTKNPRFGVLRGEGEWNRSLYFNMTKGFPFDKTAFRQAVAYAINRPDLVKRVLLGQGTPGSMGIIAPGSRWFAKGLPTYSFSPAKAKSMLTDVGLVDRDGDGWRDLPSGQPFKPQLITSTFQNPATAEIVTGQLRDVGLNVQLVSLDRASADAATAAGNYQMALLGFGGLGGDPDFVRLQLASNVRSRSFTRVFGYNNPRFDELASAQLVTVRASTRAKFVDEMQRILAQDVPVIQLYTIDRLWFFRKSVFSGWYYTPGGIFGGNPETYNKQAFVMGGKVGA, encoded by the coding sequence ATGAATACCGTCAGACGCGCGCTCGCGCTCGTCCTCGCAGGGCTCGCCGCCGTTCTCGTCGTCACGACGAGCCTTGCCGCGAACGGGCGCCCGGCCCCGGTGCCCGTCCTGCGAGTGCCCGGCGGTACCGACTGGGGCTACCCGCAGCCGTTCGCATACAGCCGAGGGCCAGGTCTCAGGAACGTCCTCTTCGTCTTCGACACGTTGCTCTGGAAGGACTCGACCGGGAGCGTGATTCCGTGGCTCGCGCAGAAGTGGCGGCGCTCGCCGGACGGGTTCGAGTACGTCTTCCGTCTGAACCCGCGCGCGAAGTGGCAGGACGGAGAGGCGGTGACCTCTGCGGACGTCGCGTTCACCTTCAACTACCTCATCTCGGGGCCCGGCAGCAGGGCCACCGGCCTCGTGAACTCGCTCAACGTGATCAAGGCCATCGCCACCCCCGACGCGCAGACCGTCGTGTTCCGGCTCAACCAACGCTTCGCGCCCTTCCCGATCACGATCGCCGGCCGGGTACCGATCATCCCGCAGCACATCTGGAAGGACGTCAAGGATCCGGTCAGGTTCACGGGCCCGCAGTCGCTCGTCGGCTCCGGGCCGTACAGGCTCGACCGCTACGACTCGGCCACCGGCGCCTACCGGTTCGTCGCGAACCCGAGCTTCTACCTCGGAGTGCCGGTCGTGCGGGCGATCGAGTTCGTCCCGGAGTCGAACGACATGCTGGCGCTGCAGCAGGGCATCATCGACGCGGGCGCGAACCCCTTCGAGGCGGGTGCTCCCGCGAGCGCCCTCGACGCCTTCACGAAGAATCCGCGCTTCGGCGTCCTGCGCGGCGAGGGGGAGTGGAACAGGTCGCTCTACTTCAACATGACGAAGGGATTCCCGTTCGACAAGACGGCCTTCCGGCAGGCGGTCGCCTATGCGATCAATCGCCCCGACCTCGTCAAGCGCGTGCTGCTCGGACAGGGGACGCCCGGAAGCATGGGCATCATCGCTCCCGGGAGCCGGTGGTTTGCGAAGGGGCTGCCCACGTACTCGTTCTCGCCGGCCAAGGCGAAGAGCATGCTCACGGACGTGGGGCTCGTCGACCGCGACGGCGACGGGTGGCGCGACCTGCCCAGCGGGCAGCCCTTCAAGCCGCAGCTGATCACGAGCACGTTCCAGAACCCGGCCACGGCGGAGATCGTCACGGGACAACTCCGTGACGTCGGGTTGAACGTCCAGCTCGTCTCGCTCGATCGGGCATCGGCAGACGCGGCGACGGCAGCGGGCAACTACCAGATGGCGTTGCTCGGCTTCGGCGGTCTCGGCGGCGATCCCGACTTCGTCCGCCTCCAGCTCGCCTCGAACGTCCGCTCGAGGTCGTTCACCCGGGTGTTCGGCTACAACAACCCGCGCTTCGACGAGCTTGCGTCCGCGCAGCTGGTCACGGTTCGCGCGAGCACGCGGGCGAAGTTCGTCGACGAGATGCAGCGCATCCTCGCGCAGGACGTCCCCGTGATCCAGCTCTACACCATCGATCGGCTCTGGTTCTTCCGCAAGTCGGTCTTCAGCGGTTGGTACTACACCCCCGGCGGGATCTTCGGTGGCAATCCGGAGACGTACAACAAGCAGGCGTTCGTCATGGGCGGCAAGGTCGGAGCCTGA
- a CDS encoding FmdE family protein, whose protein sequence is MIEQHEGARALDDETVERVVAFHGHMCPGLAMGIQASLIALREIGAHAMDEEVVAAVETDMCGVDAIQFLTGCTFGKGNLVHRDYGKNAYTFWRRSDGKAIRISGRPAAWGRDPEHEDLFKKVRLGAASDDERERFQQLHVARARAILETPPEELFEWREVRGAPPRRARIHSSVVCADCGEGTMEIRIRRFQGRELCPECFEEALASGL, encoded by the coding sequence ATGATCGAGCAACACGAGGGAGCGAGGGCGCTCGACGACGAGACGGTGGAGCGCGTCGTCGCCTTCCACGGGCATATGTGCCCGGGGCTCGCCATGGGAATCCAGGCATCGCTGATCGCGCTGCGCGAGATCGGAGCGCACGCGATGGACGAAGAGGTCGTGGCCGCCGTCGAGACCGACATGTGCGGCGTGGACGCGATCCAGTTCCTCACCGGGTGCACGTTCGGAAAGGGCAACCTCGTCCACCGGGACTACGGCAAGAACGCGTACACGTTCTGGCGGCGCTCCGACGGCAAGGCCATTCGCATCTCGGGGCGACCGGCGGCGTGGGGGCGCGACCCGGAGCACGAGGACCTGTTCAAGAAGGTGCGTCTCGGGGCAGCGTCCGACGACGAGCGCGAGCGGTTCCAGCAGCTCCACGTCGCCCGTGCGCGGGCGATCCTCGAGACGCCGCCCGAGGAGCTCTTCGAATGGCGCGAGGTGCGGGGCGCCCCGCCGCGGCGGGCGCGCATCCACTCGTCGGTCGTGTGCGCCGACTGCGGCGAGGGGACGATGGAAATCCGGATCCGCCGCTTCCAGGGTCGTGAGCTCTGCCCGGAATGCTTCGAGGAGGCGCTCGCGAGCGGCCTCTGA
- a CDS encoding helix-turn-helix transcriptional regulator encodes MSRTETSIAQVPRSFLRPCVLLLLREQPSHGYELLERLGVLGFTRADPGGLYRTLRALEREGLVHSSWERSSEGPDRRIYELTRHGMEELHDAAKGMARSGGVIGLFLSRYGEFASLAPDELAAIPRR; translated from the coding sequence ATGTCTCGCACTGAGACCTCGATCGCACAGGTGCCGCGGAGCTTCCTGCGCCCGTGCGTCCTGCTCCTGCTCCGCGAGCAGCCGTCCCACGGGTACGAGCTCCTGGAGCGCCTCGGGGTGCTCGGCTTCACGAGGGCAGATCCGGGTGGGCTGTACCGGACGTTGCGAGCGCTCGAGCGTGAAGGGCTTGTCCACTCGAGCTGGGAGCGCTCCAGCGAAGGCCCTGATCGCCGGATTTACGAGCTGACCCGGCACGGGATGGAGGAGCTCCACGACGCAGCGAAGGGGATGGCCCGGTCTGGTGGGGTGATCGGTCTCTTCCTGAGCCGCTACGGCGAGTTCGCGAGCCTCGCGCCGGACGAGCTGGCCGCGATCCCCCGGCGCTGA
- a CDS encoding AAA family ATPase: MKLVIAGKGGSGKTSISGTMCRHLARHGHTVLAIDGDSNPNLALTLGIPAEQMGSLPTLTRDLLDRTAGEDRLKKTLDEICATHSATGPDGVTLLVMAHPQHAGTG, from the coding sequence ATGAAGCTGGTGATCGCAGGGAAGGGCGGGTCGGGAAAGACCTCGATCTCCGGGACGATGTGCCGGCACCTCGCCCGGCACGGCCACACCGTGCTCGCCATCGACGGCGACTCGAACCCGAATCTCGCTCTGACGCTCGGGATCCCGGCCGAGCAGATGGGGAGCCTGCCGACCTTGACGCGCGACCTCCTCGACCGGACTGCGGGCGAGGATCGCCTCAAGAAGACACTGGACGAGATCTGCGCGACCCACTCGGCGACCGGCCCGGACGGGGTGACGCTGCTCGTGATGGCGCATCCGCAGCATGCGGGCACCGGCTGA
- a CDS encoding vWA domain-containing protein translates to MRPADAVVADAVVAFGRALREEGIASGVDQELVLARALAELDLRRREHVYWATRATFVRNREQLPAFERLFERFWAGARLDSPGDLVAEHGETDPRVAGPQHGGSSLPQFRSDPGHTQLLDAEGARTASPLEIPTAPSEEQGREARRGLLAAYSPNEVLTEHVPLEVGDDEVAAARRLAEELRHATPKRLSRRLSSGDLRRGRLDIRSTVKRSLACEGEPLRPVYVTRRPKPRRLLFLCDVSGSMERYSRALLTSLQGAVRAGGKTEAFVFATRLTRLTGSLTGHDVARALEDAKAAVPDWSGGTRIGHALEDLRRRYGGLGLARGAIVVIASDGWDRGDPDLLADELAALRLQCRRIVWLNPRPSDLGRQPLAIGMQTALPFVDDYVAGHDPCAVAALARLLGRVGSGRPARRQRAR, encoded by the coding sequence ATGCGCCCGGCTGACGCGGTCGTCGCCGACGCGGTCGTCGCGTTCGGCCGGGCGCTTCGCGAGGAAGGGATCGCCTCCGGCGTCGACCAGGAGCTCGTGCTCGCCCGCGCGCTCGCAGAGCTCGACCTCCGGCGACGCGAGCACGTCTACTGGGCCACTCGCGCGACATTCGTCCGCAACCGCGAGCAGCTCCCGGCGTTCGAGCGGCTGTTCGAGCGGTTCTGGGCGGGCGCCCGTCTCGACAGCCCTGGTGATCTGGTCGCGGAGCACGGCGAGACCGACCCCCGGGTCGCGGGCCCGCAGCACGGCGGGTCATCGCTGCCCCAGTTCCGCTCCGATCCAGGCCACACGCAGCTGCTCGACGCGGAAGGCGCACGGACGGCGAGCCCGCTCGAGATCCCGACGGCGCCGAGCGAGGAGCAAGGCCGGGAGGCCCGCCGCGGTCTTCTCGCGGCCTACAGCCCGAACGAGGTGCTGACGGAGCACGTCCCACTCGAGGTCGGCGACGACGAGGTCGCAGCCGCTCGCCGCCTCGCCGAGGAGCTTCGCCACGCGACTCCCAAGCGTCTCTCGCGACGGCTCTCGTCCGGCGATCTCCGCCGCGGCCGCCTCGACATCCGCAGCACGGTCAAGCGCTCTCTGGCGTGCGAAGGAGAGCCACTACGCCCCGTGTACGTCACGCGCAGGCCGAAGCCACGGCGCCTCTTGTTCCTCTGCGACGTCTCGGGTTCGATGGAGCGCTATTCGCGCGCCCTGCTCACGTCGCTCCAGGGCGCCGTCCGTGCCGGCGGCAAGACCGAGGCGTTCGTCTTCGCGACGAGACTCACGCGCCTGACGGGCTCGCTCACGGGCCACGACGTCGCCCGGGCACTCGAGGATGCCAAGGCGGCCGTGCCGGACTGGTCCGGGGGAACACGTATCGGTCACGCCCTCGAGGACCTCCGCCGCCGCTACGGCGGGCTCGGTCTCGCCCGCGGCGCGATCGTCGTGATCGCGAGCGACGGATGGGACCGTGGCGACCCGGATCTGCTCGCCGACGAGCTCGCGGCGCTTCGGCTCCAGTGCCGCCGGATCGTCTGGCTCAACCCGAGACCGTCGGACCTCGGACGGCAACCGCTCGCGATCGGGATGCAGACCGCGCTCCCGTTCGTCGACGACTACGTTGCCGGACACGACCCATGCGCGGTCGCTGCGCTCGCACGGTTGCTCGGCAGGGTGGGGTCGGGACGGCCGGCCCGCAGGCAGCGCGCTCGCTAG
- a CDS encoding AAA family ATPase has protein sequence MRGFESIEALEDALRAQHYLVDEGLATVLFLALRLGKPLLVEGEPGVGKTELAKALAAAAGAPLHRLQCYEGIDVHHALYDWDYPRQLLHLRAGGSGQLYAEEFLLRRPLLEALDGSGGVLLIDELDRADDEFEAFLLEFLSDFQVTIPEIGVVSAERPPAVIITSNRTRDLHEALKRRCLYHWIDHPDLERETQILRVRLPELPESLVRQVCGFVHELRWLDLYRLPGVGETLDWAQSLAALGREEIDTVATDRTLGALLKSRDDIERLRADGLEERVARVRDAPG, from the coding sequence ATGCGTGGCTTTGAGTCGATCGAAGCGCTCGAGGACGCCCTGCGCGCCCAGCACTACCTCGTCGACGAGGGCCTCGCGACGGTTCTCTTCCTCGCGCTCCGGCTCGGCAAGCCCCTGCTCGTCGAAGGCGAGCCCGGCGTGGGCAAGACCGAGCTCGCGAAGGCGCTCGCCGCCGCAGCGGGTGCGCCCTTGCACCGTCTCCAGTGCTACGAGGGCATCGACGTCCACCACGCTCTCTACGACTGGGACTACCCGCGGCAGCTTCTCCATCTCAGGGCCGGCGGCAGCGGCCAGCTCTACGCCGAGGAGTTCCTGCTCCGGCGGCCGCTGCTCGAGGCGCTCGATGGGTCGGGAGGCGTGCTGCTGATCGACGAGCTCGACCGTGCAGACGACGAGTTCGAGGCATTCCTGCTCGAGTTTCTCTCGGACTTCCAGGTCACCATCCCCGAGATCGGTGTCGTCAGCGCCGAGCGGCCGCCGGCCGTGATCATCACGTCGAACCGCACCCGCGACCTCCACGAGGCGCTCAAGCGACGTTGCCTCTACCACTGGATCGACCACCCGGATCTCGAGCGCGAGACGCAGATCCTGCGCGTCCGCCTCCCCGAGCTGCCCGAGTCGCTCGTGCGCCAGGTGTGCGGCTTCGTCCACGAGCTGCGCTGGCTCGACCTCTATCGCCTTCCCGGCGTCGGCGAGACCCTCGACTGGGCCCAGTCGCTCGCTGCTCTCGGACGCGAGGAGATCGACACCGTGGCCACGGACCGGACGCTCGGCGCGCTGCTCAAGTCCCGAGACGACATCGAGCGTCTCCGCGCGGACGGCCTCGAAGAGCGCGTCGCACGCGTGCGCGATGCGCCCGGCTGA
- a CDS encoding hydrogenase maturation protease has protein sequence MRRVLVAGVGNILRRDDGFGPVVVSRLGPLPEGADVVETGIGGIALVQELLGGYEGLVIVDAVDQGAEPGTVFVIEPEIGEPEHVSDIHLANPRRVLSMAKGLGILPRRVVIVGCQPAEVDELGEGLSPAVERAVDLAARRVRETVDAWL, from the coding sequence TTGAGACGTGTCCTCGTCGCCGGGGTCGGGAACATCCTCAGGCGCGACGACGGTTTCGGGCCGGTCGTCGTCTCGCGACTCGGCCCGCTCCCGGAGGGCGCCGACGTCGTCGAGACGGGGATCGGCGGGATCGCCCTCGTCCAGGAGCTTCTCGGTGGGTACGAGGGCCTCGTGATCGTCGATGCCGTCGATCAGGGTGCCGAGCCCGGGACGGTCTTCGTGATCGAGCCCGAGATCGGCGAGCCCGAGCACGTCTCGGACATCCACCTCGCGAACCCGCGGCGTGTGCTCTCGATGGCGAAGGGGCTCGGGATCCTGCCCCGGCGGGTCGTGATCGTCGGCTGCCAGCCGGCCGAGGTCGACGAGCTCGGCGAAGGCCTCTCCCCGGCGGTCGAACGCGCTGTCGATCTCGCGGCCCGCAGGGTACGGGAGACCGTCGATGCGTGGCTTTGA
- a CDS encoding NifU family protein → MDFDCAIAELDTLVETLEREGDERALHLLQLIDAIHRPGLELIVAGDLEHPVARALLAMYDLAALDERLQVEEALDLVRPYIHSHDGELELLDVEDGVVHLRLTGACHGCSGSAMTLRRGVEEVLREHYPSFREIVAHEPDGQLLQIASLRRPVFVEAGAAEDLAPGELRPLSLDGLAILLANVQGEIYAFRNGCPVDGLPLEGGRLTEAVLVCPWHNCAFDARTGKRVDDQSEPGLAVVPVAIEDGVVRVAVNVA, encoded by the coding sequence ATGGACTTCGACTGCGCCATAGCCGAGCTCGACACCCTCGTCGAAACCCTCGAGCGCGAGGGTGACGAGCGGGCGCTCCACCTGCTGCAGCTGATCGACGCAATCCATCGACCTGGGCTCGAGCTGATCGTCGCGGGCGACCTGGAGCACCCGGTTGCCCGCGCGCTGCTCGCCATGTACGACCTCGCCGCACTCGACGAGCGGCTCCAGGTGGAAGAGGCCCTCGACCTCGTGCGGCCGTATATCCACTCACACGACGGCGAACTGGAGTTGCTCGACGTGGAGGACGGCGTCGTCCACCTGCGGCTCACCGGGGCCTGTCACGGGTGCTCCGGCTCCGCGATGACGCTCAGACGCGGGGTCGAGGAGGTTCTCCGCGAGCACTATCCGTCGTTCCGGGAGATCGTCGCGCACGAGCCCGACGGACAGCTGCTCCAGATAGCGTCGCTGCGACGGCCGGTCTTCGTCGAGGCCGGTGCCGCGGAGGATCTCGCTCCGGGAGAGCTCCGGCCGCTGTCGCTGGACGGCCTGGCGATCCTGCTGGCCAACGTTCAGGGCGAGATCTACGCATTTCGCAACGGTTGTCCGGTCGACGGCCTCCCGCTCGAAGGGGGTCGCCTCACGGAAGCCGTTCTCGTCTGCCCGTGGCACAACTGCGCGTTCGACGCGCGTACCGGCAAGCGCGTGGACGACCAGAGCGAGCCCGGGCTCGCGGTCGTGCCGGTCGCGATCGAGGACGGCGTTGTCCGCGTCGCAGTGAACGTCGCTTGA